The Cryobacterium sp. SO1 genomic sequence CAGGGTGCGGGAGCGGGTCACCGTACTGAAATCGGCGTAGCGCAGCTTGAGCACCACCGTTCGCGCGACCAGGCCGTTACCGCGGAGCTTCGCGGCCACGGCGTCGGACTGGCGCAGGAGTTCACTCCGCAACCGGGCCACATCCGTGACGTCGTGCTCGAAGGTGACCTCGTGACCGATGCTCTTCTCGTCGCGGTCGAGGTTGATCCTGCGCGGATCGATGCCCCAGGACAGGTCGTGCAGCTTGTGCGCGGCCGCGACGCCCACGGCACGCTGCAACAACTCGACCGGGGCGTGCGCGATGTCGCGCACCTGCCGAAGCCCGAGCCCGAGCAGGGCCTGTTCGGTGGTGGCGCCGACGCCCCACAGGGCGCCGACGGGCAACGGATGCAGGAAGGCGATGGTGTCCTCCGCGGGAATCACCAGCAGGCCGTCCGGCTTGGCCCGGCCGGACGCCAGCTTGGCCACGAACTTGGTCGACGCGGCACCGACCGAGCACGTCAGCCCGGTTTCGGCGAAGACCCGCGCACGGATCTTCTCGGCGATCTGGGCCGGCGAGCCGTGCAGGCGCCGGGCACCGGTCACGTCCAGGAACGCCTCGTCGATGCTGAGCGGTTCGACCATCGGCGTCATGTCGCCGAAGATCCCCATCACCTGGCGGGATACCTCCGCGTACCGGCTCATGTGCGGC encodes the following:
- the dinB gene encoding DNA polymerase IV; amino-acid sequence: MSRQDGSDRQTTGADVDDTTATMLHIDMDAFFASVELLDHPELVHLPVVIGHRSGRSVVTAANYVARKYGVNSAMPMAIALRRCPAAIVLEPHMSRYAEVSRQVMGIFGDMTPMVEPLSIDEAFLDVTGARRLHGSPAQIAEKIRARVFAETGLTCSVGAASTKFVAKLASGRAKPDGLLVIPAEDTIAFLHPLPVGALWGVGATTEQALLGLGLRQVRDIAHAPVELLQRAVGVAAAHKLHDLSWGIDPRRINLDRDEKSIGHEVTFEHDVTDVARLRSELLRQSDAVAAKLRGNGLVARTVVLKLRYADFSTVTRSRTLSEATNVGRRIYEEVAASFDVLAARGIRVRLIGVRAEQLGTGDGAGMGLWDDDDDWREAELAVDTVTARFGRGIVRPASQLRGGSSPKRDVHPFGTPQGEGE